One Silene latifolia isolate original U9 population chromosome 4, ASM4854445v1, whole genome shotgun sequence DNA segment encodes these proteins:
- the LOC141651419 gene encoding uncharacterized protein LOC141651419: MESSSTILFLSMVWSIWRLRNEMIFAGKVFSIDFFFNIQASAACVAMEAENVTTTRATGGYGRLHYDPWDTSRSDIANNIPYFVVGDKGSCQSFRAKVDACWETSLHASLGWVVYSPTGECFRTFARSFTAESAIQAEAFGIRDLIKWAMGANIRHLDISSDCLQVVLQLAQVEVPHHLTKGLLQDIESCFTSFHCICFSFLPRRLNKVAHNLAKVEMRL, encoded by the coding sequence ATGGAGTCGTCTTCTACTATTCTCTTCCTCTCTATGGTTTGGAGTATTTGGCGCCTACGAAATGAGATGATCTTTGCGGGAAAGGTGTTCTCGATAGACTTCTTTTTCAATATCCAGGCTAGTGCGGCGTGTGTGGCGATGGAGGCTGAGAACGTCACTACTACCAGAGCAACGGGGGGTTATGGGAGGCTGCATTATGACCCATGGGATACATCTAGAAGCGATATTGCAAATAACATCCCGTACTTTGTTGTAGGGGATAAAGGTTCTTGTCAATCTTTTCGTGCTAAAGTTGACGCTTGTTGGGAGACCTCGTTACATGCCTCCTTAGGATGGGTGGTGTACTCACCGACGGGAGAATGCTTTCGCACTTTTGCTCGTAGCTTCACTGCTGAATCGGCTATTCAAGCTGAAGCTTTTGGAATTAGAGACCTTATCAAGTGGGCTATGGGGGCTAACATTCGACACTTGGATATCTCTTCCGACTGCCTTCAAGTTGTGCTTCAGCTGGCTCAGGTGGAGGTGCCGCATCACTTAACTAAAGGATTGTTGCAGGATATTGAAAGTTGTTTCACATCTTTTCATTGTATTTGTTTTAGTTTTTTACCTCGTCGTCTCAATAAGGTTGCCCATAACCTAGCTAAAGTTGAAATGAGGTTGTAA